The proteins below are encoded in one region of Podarcis raffonei isolate rPodRaf1 chromosome 8, rPodRaf1.pri, whole genome shotgun sequence:
- the RER1 gene encoding protein RER1, which produces MSEGDSTGESIHGKSSVVFRFFTRLGQIYQSWLDKSTPYTAVRWVATLGLSFIYMIRVYLLQGWYIVTYALGIYHLNLFIAFLSPKVDPSLMEDSDEGPSLPTKQNEEFRPFIRRLPEFKFWHSATKGILVAMTCTFFEAFNVPVFWPILVMYFIMLFCITMKRQIKHMIKYRYIPFTHGKRKYKGKEDVGKTFAS; this is translated from the exons ATGTCAGAAGGGGACAGTACTGGCGAGTCCATTCATGGCAAATCTTCAGTGGTCTTTAGATTTTTCACAAGACTTGGACAG ATTTATCAGTCCTGGTTAGACAAATCTACTCCTTATACTGCAGTGCGATGGGTTGCAACGCTGGGTTTAAGTTTTATCTACATGATAAGAGTTTATCTACTGCAG GGTTGGTACATCGTGACATATGCCTTGGGCATCTACCACCTAAACCTTTTCATAGCTTTCTTGTCGCCAAAGGTAGATCCCTCTCTAATGGAGGACTCAG aTGAGGGTCCTTCATTACCTACAAAACAAAATGAGGAGTTTCGGCCCTTCATTCGAAGGCTGCCAGAGTTCAAATTCTG GCACTCTGCTACTAAAGGCATCCTTGTCGCAATGACATGTACATTCTTTGAGGCTTTCAATGTTCCAGTTTTTTGGCCAATTCTTGTGATGTACTTCATTATGCTTTTCTGCATCACAATGAAAAGGCAAATCAAG CATATGATAAAATATCGATATATACCCTTCACACACGGCAAGAGGAAATACAAAGGGAAGGAAGATGTGGGGAAGACCTTTGCTAGCTAG